One window of the Pseudomonas sp. MPC6 genome contains the following:
- a CDS encoding membrane dipeptidase, which translates to MHDDLIVIDGLQYSNWDRNIFTQLHEGGITAVHVTLVYHENARETLSRLGEWNLRFEQHGDLIMPVSCADDIRLAKQLGKVGIFFGAQNCSPIEDDIALIEVFRQLNLMIMQLTYNNQSLLATGCYEGSDSGITRFGKQAIAEMNRVGMLIDMSHSAERSTLEAIELSTRPIIISHANPEFFHTAKRNKSATVLRELGRSGGLLGFSLYPFHLQNGSDCTLAQFCDMVARTADLMGIDHIGIGTDLCQQQPQSVLEWMRTGRWSKQIDYGEGSASNADWPKPLSWFNDSRDFPNITQGLLQRGFSAEDTAKVMGLNWLNTLEQGLKPA; encoded by the coding sequence ATGCATGACGACCTGATAGTGATCGACGGATTGCAGTACTCCAACTGGGACCGGAACATTTTTACCCAGCTTCACGAAGGCGGTATTACGGCGGTTCACGTGACCTTGGTTTACCACGAAAACGCCCGCGAGACGCTCAGTCGTCTTGGCGAGTGGAACCTTCGTTTCGAACAGCATGGCGATTTGATCATGCCGGTAAGTTGCGCGGACGACATCCGCCTGGCGAAACAACTCGGTAAGGTAGGGATCTTCTTTGGTGCGCAGAACTGCTCACCGATCGAAGATGATATCGCGCTGATCGAGGTGTTCCGGCAACTCAACCTGATGATCATGCAGTTGACGTATAACAACCAGAGTTTGCTTGCCACCGGTTGCTATGAGGGCAGCGACAGCGGCATCACCCGCTTCGGCAAGCAGGCGATCGCCGAGATGAACCGTGTAGGCATGCTGATCGACATGTCCCATAGTGCCGAGCGCAGCACCCTGGAGGCCATCGAGCTGTCTACCCGGCCGATTATCATCTCGCACGCCAACCCGGAATTCTTTCACACGGCCAAGCGCAACAAATCAGCAACTGTATTGCGTGAATTAGGCCGTTCGGGTGGCCTGCTTGGTTTTAGCCTTTATCCCTTCCACCTGCAGAACGGTTCCGACTGCACCCTGGCGCAATTCTGCGACATGGTGGCGCGCACCGCCGACTTGATGGGTATCGACCACATCGGCATCGGTACTGACCTGTGTCAGCAGCAGCCGCAGTCGGTACTCGAATGGATGCGTACGGGTCGTTGGTCAAAGCAGATCGACTATGGCGAAGGGTCTGCCAGCAATGCCGACTGGCCCAAACCGTTGAGCTGGTTCAACGACAGTCGTGATTTCCCGAATATTACCCAAGGGCTCCTGCAACGAGGTTTCAGTGCCGAGGACACTGCAAAGGTGATGGGTCTCAATTGGCTGAACACCTTGGAGCAAGGTCTCAAGCCGGCATAA
- a CDS encoding aldehyde dehydrogenase family protein: protein MHGEIFNNYINGEWLSGASTINNVSPANLQDRLGTYAQAGTAQVEQAIDAAIQGQAQWQLSGLEQRYQVLMAIGDELIERKAELGEQLAREEGKTLAEGVGEVYRSGQFFHYYAAEVLRQMGETADSVRAGVEIETRREPVGVVAIITPWNFPMATAAWKIAPALAFGNAVVFKPANAVPASAWSLTEIIARQGLPAGTFNLVMGSGASVGDALIHSDKIAALSFTGSVETGRKVASATAANFVRCQLEMGSKNALIVLDDADLEQAVECAVNGAFFGTGQKCTASSRLIVTEGVHDRFVAALIERMGQLKVGHPLREGVQIGAVIDEKQLNQNLRYIEQAQAAGARLVCGGERINEEHEGFYMRPALFVDTRNDMQINRDEVFGPIACVIKVKDYEEALTALNDTRFGLTAGIMTQSLKYASDFKRRAQTGCVMVNLPTAGTDYHVPFGGRKDSSFGPREQGQYAREFYTVVKTIYIRA, encoded by the coding sequence ATGCACGGCGAGATTTTTAATAACTACATCAACGGCGAATGGCTTTCGGGCGCTTCGACCATCAACAACGTCAGCCCGGCCAATCTCCAGGACAGACTGGGTACCTACGCGCAGGCCGGTACCGCTCAAGTTGAACAGGCCATCGATGCCGCCATCCAGGGCCAGGCGCAATGGCAGCTCAGTGGGCTGGAACAGCGTTATCAGGTACTGATGGCGATTGGCGACGAGCTCATTGAACGTAAGGCTGAACTGGGTGAGCAGCTTGCTCGCGAAGAGGGCAAGACCCTTGCCGAGGGTGTCGGTGAAGTTTATCGCTCCGGCCAGTTCTTCCACTATTACGCCGCCGAAGTCCTCCGCCAGATGGGCGAGACCGCCGACTCGGTTCGCGCCGGTGTTGAAATCGAGACGCGACGTGAGCCGGTTGGCGTTGTCGCGATCATTACCCCGTGGAACTTCCCCATGGCCACCGCGGCCTGGAAAATCGCACCTGCGCTGGCTTTCGGTAACGCCGTGGTCTTCAAACCCGCCAACGCGGTGCCCGCCAGCGCCTGGTCGCTGACCGAGATTATCGCTCGCCAGGGCTTACCCGCCGGTACATTCAACCTGGTCATGGGCAGCGGCGCTTCGGTGGGGGATGCCTTGATCCACTCTGACAAGATCGCTGCGCTGAGCTTTACCGGCTCGGTGGAAACCGGTCGGAAAGTAGCCTCGGCAACCGCCGCCAACTTCGTACGCTGCCAGCTGGAAATGGGCAGCAAGAACGCTCTCATTGTGCTCGATGATGCCGACCTGGAACAGGCCGTTGAATGCGCGGTGAACGGCGCGTTTTTCGGTACAGGGCAGAAGTGTACCGCTTCGTCACGGCTGATTGTGACCGAAGGTGTGCATGACCGTTTCGTTGCCGCACTGATCGAGCGCATGGGCCAACTCAAGGTCGGCCATCCGCTGCGTGAAGGCGTGCAGATTGGCGCGGTGATCGATGAGAAGCAGCTCAATCAGAACCTGCGTTACATCGAACAGGCACAAGCGGCGGGCGCGCGCCTGGTTTGCGGTGGCGAACGAATCAACGAGGAGCATGAAGGTTTCTACATGCGCCCGGCGTTGTTCGTCGATACGCGCAATGACATGCAGATCAACCGTGATGAAGTGTTTGGCCCAATCGCCTGCGTGATCAAGGTCAAGGATTACGAAGAGGCGTTGACCGCCCTCAACGACACCCGTTTTGGTTTGACTGCCGGGATCATGACGCAATCCCTGAAGTACGCCAGTGACTTCAAGCGTAGAGCCCAGACTGGCTGTGTCATGGTCAACCTGCCAACCGCCGGTACCGATTACCACGTGCCTTTCGGCGGCCGTAAGGACTCAAGTTTCGGACCTCGCGAGCAGGGTCAGTATGCCCGCGAGTTCTACACCGTGGTTAAAACCATCTATATCCGGGCCTGA